In the genome of Lactobacillus intestinalis, the window CTTCACTAGTATTCTGATATTCCAATATAGGAGTAATCACATTAACCAGCTCCTCCAGCTTAAGGGCCTAGCCAGCCCCGTTTATTTTTTTATTATGCTAAAGCTAAAAGATTTAATACTGCATTTTCATCTCGATTATTATTGTAGCCACATTCATAGCAGATATACTCATTATGCTTTGTGCCGTATTTTTTATTGCCTTGCAAAGTGATCTTCTCGTCACCTTTTTTAACATAACCGCACTGAGCACACCTTTGTGTTGATGGGTAGGTTTTATCGGCTAAGATCAATTCTTTGCCATACCAATCACACTTATATGTCAAGATTTGTCTAAACTTGCCAAACGACGATCTGTGCATACCTTTGGAAGCTACATGTGTCATCATCATTTGCTTTATTGCTAAGTCTTCAATTACAATTTGGTCGTAATCATTAACAAGCTTAGTAGTAAACTTCTGTAAAAGATCATTTTGGACATTAGCTACTCTGCGATAATCTCTTTGCAATTTGGTTCTCACTGCAAAGTAATTATTGGATTTAGCAGCCAACTTACCGTTAACCTTTCTTTTGCGTGCTAAGACTCTTTGATAATGTTTAATCCGCTTATACAGCTTTTGCAATTTAGCAGGCAAAACAATGATTTGCCCCTCGGTATAGTTGAAATGACCAACATTGATATCAACTGCCGTTTTTTGATGAGTTTTAGTCTTAGCTGAAATCTCTTCTTCATAAGGAAGAGCTGCGTAATAACTATCTTTTTCTTTGAAGATGCTTACTACCTTAACTTCATCCATCTTTAAGGCTTCATAACTAGACAAATCAAACCAACTATTTTTTGAAATGCTTCTTGGACGATCAAGACGGAGCTTGCCGTTCACAATCTTGGCACGATCAGTTTTAAAGCCTTGTCTAAGTGCCTTCTTAGATCTAAATCTAGGCTTGCCCCAATCAGGCTGAGCTTTATCAAAGAAGTTCTTCCAAGCATTAGCTAGATCTTTAACAGCTAATTGTAAGCATCGAGCTGACAAATCATATTGCCAATCGGCTTTATTAGCCACTAATTCATCGCGAACTCTGCGTTCGTTAGGACTGGGATTGTCTTTTTTGTTTAATGTATGAGCTTCATACATTAATTGCCAAGTTTCTAAGCCTTTATTCCAGCAGTATCTGCGATAATCGCACAAAGCATCAAGATGCTTTTGCATGGTCTTATTAACTTTTAGCTTAACTACTTGTGTTTTAATCATTGCTTCACCTCCTTAAATACAAACATAAGTTTATCTAAAGAGATAAAGCAAAACAAGTAAAAATTGAATCAAAGCCTATTTTCCATGTTTAACTTTCTAAATAAGCTTAATCTTTTGTTTTTATCTACAAATCTCTATATTTTCCAGATTTTTGTTAACAGTTAATCAGCTCCTTTAAGTAAAATAAAAAATACTAAAAAGCCAACTGTAATTCTACCTAGTTTAACAGATAAAAGCAACTGTTGTCTACTTCTTCAGGTAGGATTGGATGTCTTCTTTAGTGATTGAATCAACAGAATCGTGACCATTATCAGTAGCCTTGCGGTACATGTTGATCACGTCTTGTGGACTCCATGCGCTGGAATTGTAGCCTAAAGAATCCATGCGCTTCTTGATCGCGTCAATGGTTGGCTTAGTCACTTCTTCGCCTTTAATCTTGTGGTCGCCCATGGCGCCAGCGCCGT includes:
- a CDS encoding RNA-guided endonuclease InsQ/TnpB family protein, which produces MIKTQVVKLKVNKTMQKHLDALCDYRRYCWNKGLETWQLMYEAHTLNKKDNPSPNERRVRDELVANKADWQYDLSARCLQLAVKDLANAWKNFFDKAQPDWGKPRFRSKKALRQGFKTDRAKIVNGKLRLDRPRSISKNSWFDLSSYEALKMDEVKVVSIFKEKDSYYAALPYEEEISAKTKTHQKTAVDINVGHFNYTEGQIIVLPAKLQKLYKRIKHYQRVLARKRKVNGKLAAKSNNYFAVRTKLQRDYRRVANVQNDLLQKFTTKLVNDYDQIVIEDLAIKQMMMTHVASKGMHRSSFGKFRQILTYKCDWYGKELILADKTYPSTQRCAQCGYVKKGDEKITLQGNKKYGTKHNEYICYECGYNNNRDENAVLNLLALA